Proteins encoded within one genomic window of Panicum virgatum strain AP13 chromosome 1N, P.virgatum_v5, whole genome shotgun sequence:
- the LOC120655931 gene encoding CEN-like protein 2 produces MSRALEPLIVGKVIGEVLDHFNPTVKMMVTYNSNKQVFNGHEFFPSAVANKPRVEVQGGDLRSLFTLVMTDPDVPGPSDPYLREHLHWIVTDIPGTTDASFGKELVSYENPRPTIGIHRFIFVLFRQNRRQAVSPPSSRDRFSTRQFAEENDLGLPVAAVYFNAQRETAARRR; encoded by the exons ATGTCAAGGGCGTTGGAGCCTCTCATTGTGGGGAAGGTGATTGGTGAGGTGCTGGACCACTTCAACCCCACCGTCAAGATGATGGTCACCTACAACTCCAACAAGCAGGTCTTCAATGGACACGAGTTCTTCCCCTCCGCAGTGGCCAACAAGCCGCGTGTTGAGGTCCAAGGGGGCGATCTCAGGTCCCTGTTTACATTG GTGATGACTGACCCTGATGTGCCAGGACCTAGTGATCCATACCTGAGGGAGCACCTTCACTG GATTGTTACTGATATTCCTGGGACTACTGATGCTTCTTTTG GGAAGGAGCTAGTGAGCTACGAGAACCCAAGGCCAACCATTGGCATCCACAGGTTCATATTCGTGCTGTTCCGGCAGAACCGCCGGCAGGCGGTGAGCCCGCCGTCGTCGAGGGACCGCTTCAGCACCCGCCAATTCGCCGAGGAGAACGACCTGGgcctccccgtcgccgccgtctaCTTCAACGCGCAGCGCGagaccgccgcccgccggcgctaG